In Nostoc sp. CENA543, a single genomic region encodes these proteins:
- a CDS encoding non-ribosomal peptide synthetase: MQNIEDLYELSPMQQGMLFHTLYAPESEVYFEQLVCILSGELNFPAFQTAWEQVVARHSVLRSSFYWEEIEKPLQVVSKQVDLPWERLDWRNFAPDEQQQQLEEWLKSDRQKGFTLNQAPLMRFTIIQLGEQTHQFIWSHHHILFDGWSMQIVLKEVLALYEANQRGEDLRLPGVRPYREYIEWLQQQDIEQAKNFWRKTLQDLEVPSLLGRNIKSGIYQEQHFQLSPSVTEKLQSVARQHHLTLNNLVQGAWGLLISRYSGENDVVFGATVSGRPATLEKVDAMVGLLINTLPVRLKITAKTELLTYLQQLQTQALEQEQYAYCSLAEIQQMSDIPPGMSLFDSLLVFENYPVDSKQATQKTLEVKLISCFEQTNYPLTLVINPAAQFSGRIVYDISCFDEQTINRMIGHFQTLLTNIVANIQQEIAELSLLSAEEEAQLIQLENHQKSDALDYKCLHVLFEEQVDKTPNAIAITYKQENLTYQELNHRANQLAHYLKSLGVKPEIRVGICVERSLEMVIGILAILKAGGAYVPIDPAYPTERIALILEDTQTPILLTQTDLQNRLPINNQTVVNFDTDWEIISQNSQDNLLTEVTPENLAYIIYTSGSTGTPKGTEVPHRSFIGFMFGVDYIHFDENQVWLQHSSISWDGLTLEMWPALLYGGRCVLYPEKIPTPEGLSQIIQGEKVNTLFLTTALFNLMIDIMPAGLSEIKQLIFGGESFSLIHVRKALELLPKTQIVHAYGPSECTVFTCCYPIPQQRAENINSLPIGKPIGDRTAYILDKNLHRVPVGVVGELYVGGASVARGYLNQPKLTSEKFIPNPFLPGDTLYKTGDLVRHLPDGNLEFIGRIDTQVKIRGFRIELAEIEAILIQHPDIQQVVVMAREDEPGKKLLVAYLVVEDNTPTPKSLRDFLKEKLPDYMIPTAFVFLEALPLTSNSKVNRRALPIPDYTQRNLEIDFIAPSTPIEKELATIWTEVLKLQQVGIHDNFFELGGHSLLATQAISRLREVFNLDFPLRYLFDNPTIAELAQKVMEQQIEQAENDDLARILAEVDQLSEDEVTQQLMF; the protein is encoded by the coding sequence ATGCAAAACATCGAAGACCTTTATGAACTTTCACCTATGCAACAAGGGATGTTGTTTCATACCCTTTATGCACCAGAGTCAGAAGTTTATTTTGAGCAATTAGTTTGCATACTCTCTGGGGAATTGAATTTTCCGGCGTTCCAAACAGCTTGGGAACAGGTTGTGGCGAGACATTCCGTGTTACGCAGTTCCTTTTATTGGGAAGAGATAGAAAAACCCTTGCAAGTGGTGAGTAAGCAGGTGGATCTTCCGTGGGAGAGGCTGGACTGGCGGAATTTTGCACCTGATGAACAACAGCAGCAGTTAGAAGAGTGGTTAAAAAGCGATCGCCAAAAGGGATTTACTCTTAATCAAGCCCCCCTGATGCGCTTTACCATCATTCAATTAGGGGAGCAAACTCACCAATTTATTTGGAGTCATCATCACATTCTTTTTGATGGCTGGTCAATGCAAATCGTTCTCAAAGAAGTCTTAGCTTTGTATGAAGCTAATCAGCGAGGTGAAGATTTACGCCTCCCAGGAGTTCGCCCCTATCGAGAATATATTGAGTGGTTACAGCAACAGGATATTGAGCAAGCGAAAAACTTTTGGCGCAAAACTCTTCAAGATTTAGAAGTTCCTAGTTTATTGGGAAGGAACATAAAAAGCGGAATATATCAGGAGCAACATTTTCAATTATCACCATCGGTAACTGAAAAATTGCAATCTGTAGCGAGACAGCACCATTTAACTTTGAATAATTTAGTGCAGGGCGCATGGGGATTATTAATTTCTCGCTACAGTGGGGAAAATGATGTAGTTTTTGGTGCAACTGTATCCGGCCGTCCTGCAACCCTAGAAAAAGTAGATGCAATGGTAGGGCTATTAATTAATACCCTACCAGTCCGATTAAAAATTACAGCCAAGACAGAATTATTAACCTATCTCCAACAATTACAAACCCAAGCTTTAGAACAGGAACAGTATGCTTATTGTTCTCTAGCAGAAATTCAACAAATGAGTGATATTCCCCCAGGAATGTCACTATTTGATAGTCTTTTGGTATTTGAAAATTATCCAGTAGATTCTAAACAAGCAACCCAAAAAACTTTAGAAGTTAAGCTGATTAGTTGTTTTGAACAGACTAATTACCCTCTGACTTTAGTAATTAATCCTGCTGCTCAATTCTCTGGCAGAATTGTTTACGATATTAGCTGCTTTGATGAGCAAACTATTAACCGGATGATTGGGCATTTCCAAACATTGCTCACAAACATAGTAGCTAATATACAACAAGAGATTGCTGAATTATCATTACTCAGCGCAGAAGAAGAAGCGCAATTAATTCAGCTAGAGAACCATCAAAAATCAGATGCTCTTGATTACAAATGTCTTCATGTGTTATTTGAAGAACAGGTAGACAAAACACCTAATGCAATAGCAATAACATATAAACAAGAAAATTTAACTTATCAAGAATTAAATCACCGCGCTAATCAATTAGCTCATTATTTAAAATCACTAGGAGTTAAACCAGAAATCCGAGTGGGAATTTGTGTTGAGCGTTCCTTGGAAATGGTTATTGGAATCCTCGCAATTCTCAAAGCTGGTGGTGCTTACGTCCCCATAGATCCAGCTTATCCCACTGAAAGAATAGCTTTAATTCTAGAAGATACACAAACACCAATCTTACTCACTCAAACTGATTTACAAAATAGACTCCCAATTAATAATCAAACTGTAGTGAATTTTGATACAGATTGGGAAATTATCTCTCAAAATTCACAAGATAATTTATTAACTGAAGTTACTCCAGAAAATTTAGCATATATTATCTACACCTCTGGCTCAACAGGAACACCAAAAGGGACAGAAGTTCCCCATCGTAGTTTCATCGGTTTTATGTTTGGAGTGGATTACATTCACTTTGATGAAAACCAGGTTTGGCTACAACATTCATCAATTTCTTGGGATGGACTCACCCTAGAAATGTGGCCAGCACTGCTGTATGGTGGACGCTGTGTTCTATATCCAGAAAAAATTCCCACACCAGAAGGTTTAAGTCAAATTATTCAAGGAGAAAAAGTTAATACTTTATTTCTCACTACAGCATTATTCAATCTGATGATTGATATCATGCCAGCAGGTTTATCAGAAATTAAACAACTGATATTTGGAGGAGAATCATTTTCTCTAATTCATGTTCGCAAAGCCTTAGAGTTATTGCCGAAAACCCAAATTGTTCATGCTTATGGGCCTTCGGAATGTACAGTGTTTACCTGTTGTTATCCTATTCCTCAACAACGGGCTGAAAACATTAACTCTCTTCCTATTGGTAAACCCATTGGCGATCGCACAGCTTACATCCTAGATAAAAATTTACATAGAGTTCCTGTAGGTGTAGTTGGTGAACTGTATGTAGGTGGCGCGAGTGTTGCTAGAGGTTACTTAAATCAACCAAAATTAACTAGTGAAAAATTTATTCCTAATCCTTTCCTTCCGGGAGATACACTTTACAAAACTGGGGATTTAGTTCGTCATTTACCTGATGGAAATTTGGAATTTATTGGACGAATTGATACACAAGTAAAAATTCGTGGTTTTCGCATTGAATTAGCAGAAATTGAAGCGATTTTAATTCAGCATCCCGACATTCAGCAAGTTGTAGTAATGGCGCGGGAAGATGAACCAGGGAAAAAATTATTAGTAGCCTATTTAGTGGTTGAAGATAATACACCAACTCCTAAGAGTTTACGAGATTTCCTCAAGGAAAAGCTTCCAGATTATATGATTCCGACTGCTTTTGTCTTTCTGGAAGCTTTACCTCTAACTTCTAACAGTAAAGTTAATCGGCGCGCTTTACCGATTCCTGACTATACGCAAAGAAATCTAGAGATTGATTTTATTGCTCCCAGCACACCAATCGAAAAAGAATTAGCCACAATTTGGACTGAAGTGCTGAAATTACAACAGGTAGGAATTCACGATAACTTTTTTGAGTTAGGGGGACATTCTTTACTAGCTACTCAAGCGATTTCTCGGTTAAGAGAAGTTTTTAATCTAGATTTCCCTTTGCGTTATTTGTTTGACAATCCTACTATTGCTGAACTTGCTCAAAAAGTGATGGAACAACAAATTGAGCAAGCAGAAAATGACGATTTGGCGAGAATTTTGGCAGAGGTAGATCAGTTATCAGAAGATGAGGTGACACAGCAATTAATGTTTTAA